Proteins from a genomic interval of Lacticaseibacillus pabuli:
- a CDS encoding NCS2 family permease: MDHFFQLKENGTTRSHETIAGLTTFFAMSYILFVAPATLALTGMPSQAVFLATIIASATGTLIMGLFANVPYALAPGLGLNAFFTYTVVAALGFSWQEALALVFLCGCINILITVTKVRKLIISAIPEVMQHAIGGGIGVFVAYIGLKNAGFLQFSANKGSILSINGGSAAGHVFKHGIDSMVLGGGITPGLVNFTQSGALVALMGLILMVVLVVKKVPGAVLIGIVATTLIGIPFGVTNLHLAAGNSLGAAVGQLGTTFGAAFSHQGFGSLFTTPHHIMLSIMAIFAFSFSDIFDTLGTFIGTGRRTGIFTAADMQQMEHGKGFSSKMDRALFSDAIATGVGSVFGTSNITVFVESAAGIGAGGRTGLTAVVVAICFLVSSLLSPIIAVVPSEAVAPALIMVGVMMMSSFKEIDWNNLEEAIPAFMASIVMGLVYNISYGIAAGFIFYCLIKLVTGKAKEVHPVLWVVTAGFLLDFLFMALLQ; this comes from the coding sequence ATGGATCACTTTTTTCAGCTCAAGGAAAATGGCACCACACGTAGCCACGAAACGATTGCCGGCTTAACTACTTTCTTCGCGATGTCATATATCCTGTTCGTGGCACCGGCAACATTAGCGCTCACGGGGATGCCGTCCCAGGCCGTTTTCCTAGCAACCATCATTGCAAGTGCCACTGGGACCCTCATCATGGGACTGTTTGCGAACGTTCCATACGCGCTGGCACCAGGACTTGGGTTGAACGCGTTCTTCACCTACACCGTGGTTGCGGCGCTAGGGTTCAGTTGGCAAGAAGCGCTGGCGCTCGTGTTCCTGTGCGGGTGCATCAACATTCTGATCACGGTCACGAAAGTTCGGAAGCTCATCATTTCCGCGATTCCTGAAGTGATGCAGCACGCCATTGGTGGTGGGATTGGTGTTTTCGTTGCCTACATTGGTTTGAAGAATGCTGGCTTCCTGCAATTTTCCGCGAACAAGGGTAGCATCCTCAGCATTAATGGCGGATCCGCTGCCGGTCACGTCTTCAAGCACGGCATCGATTCCATGGTACTTGGCGGCGGCATTACGCCGGGGCTGGTTAACTTCACCCAGTCAGGTGCGCTCGTGGCCTTGATGGGACTTATTCTCATGGTCGTTCTGGTTGTCAAAAAGGTCCCTGGGGCTGTGCTGATTGGCATCGTTGCGACGACACTCATCGGGATTCCGTTCGGTGTCACGAATTTGCATCTCGCCGCTGGTAACTCCCTTGGTGCCGCTGTCGGGCAGCTTGGCACGACGTTTGGGGCTGCATTCTCGCATCAAGGGTTCGGCAGTTTGTTCACGACGCCGCACCACATCATGCTGTCCATCATGGCTATCTTCGCGTTTAGCTTCTCAGATATCTTTGACACGCTCGGCACCTTCATCGGCACTGGTCGCCGGACGGGGATCTTCACCGCGGCTGACATGCAACAGATGGAGCACGGTAAGGGCTTCTCATCCAAGATGGATCGCGCGCTGTTTAGTGACGCGATTGCGACTGGGGTTGGCTCCGTGTTTGGGACCAGTAACATCACCGTGTTCGTTGAATCGGCGGCCGGGATTGGTGCAGGTGGTCGTACTGGGCTGACGGCGGTTGTTGTCGCAATTTGCTTCCTGGTTTCATCGCTACTGTCACCAATCATCGCGGTCGTGCCGAGCGAAGCAGTCGCACCGGCTCTGATCATGGTTGGGGTCATGATGATGTCCAGCTTCAAGGAAATTGACTGGAATAACCTTGAAGAAGCAATTCCCGCGTTCATGGCGTCGATCGTCATGGGGCTGGTCTACAACATCTCTTACGGGATTGCGGCTGGGTTCATCTTCTACTGCCTGATCAAGTTGGTGACCGGCAAGGCGAAGGAAGTTCATCCGGTGCTGTGGGTGGTGACGGCCGGTTTCCTGCTCGACTTCTTGTTTATGGCTTTATTGCAATAA
- the cas7e gene encoding type I-E CRISPR-associated protein Cas7/Cse4/CasC yields the protein MTENNLYMDINVLQTVPSSNINRDDTGAPKTALYGGVTRARVSSQSWKHAMRREFNADKSVNEGVRSKDVANLLAKEIQAQDNSLDEDAAKTKAEEVFSAAGIKLDKKTNQTGALLLVSRGQVQKLAKYALSHDELDKKEVKAVLKGDQSVDLALFGRMVADNPELNVDASAQVAHAISTHEIVPEFDYFTAMDDLQPEDNAGAAMLGTVEYNSSTLYRYANLNMRELMHNLGDGDAVQAAMSFVKSFLLSMPTGKQNTFANKTLPSYVMITLRDDTPVNLVSAFEKPVESKTGYVAPSIKALENEYEQTLKFVDEPLNTVVLSTEKSDAGVEASDLQDLYAKVSDSLTKVAQNEDTTN from the coding sequence ATGACTGAAAATAATTTATACATGGATATCAATGTACTTCAGACGGTACCTTCCTCAAACATCAACCGGGATGATACAGGTGCTCCAAAAACTGCCTTGTACGGTGGTGTAACTCGTGCGCGGGTTTCATCACAAAGCTGGAAACACGCAATGCGTCGCGAATTTAATGCGGATAAGTCGGTTAATGAGGGTGTTCGTAGCAAGGATGTTGCTAATCTTCTAGCAAAAGAAATTCAGGCCCAAGATAATAGTCTGGATGAGGATGCGGCAAAGACTAAGGCCGAAGAAGTGTTTTCTGCAGCAGGTATTAAGCTCGATAAAAAAACAAACCAAACAGGTGCGCTATTACTTGTTAGCCGTGGCCAGGTGCAAAAGCTAGCGAAGTATGCGCTCAGTCATGATGAGCTTGACAAGAAAGAAGTCAAAGCCGTTTTGAAGGGTGACCAGTCCGTTGATTTGGCACTCTTTGGCCGTATGGTTGCGGATAATCCTGAATTGAATGTTGACGCTTCGGCGCAGGTTGCTCATGCTATTTCAACTCACGAAATTGTGCCCGAGTTTGATTACTTTACGGCAATGGACGATTTACAGCCTGAAGACAATGCAGGTGCAGCAATGCTGGGAACCGTGGAATACAATTCCTCTACCCTGTACCGTTACGCAAATCTTAATATGCGGGAATTAATGCATAATCTCGGCGATGGGGATGCTGTCCAAGCGGCAATGAGTTTTGTAAAGAGTTTCTTGTTGTCGATGCCAACTGGGAAGCAAAACACCTTTGCAAATAAGACGCTGCCTAGTTACGTGATGATTACCCTCCGCGATGATACGCCGGTTAACTTAGTATCCGCTTTTGAAAAGCCAGTTGAGAGCAAGACAGGATATGTTGCGCCATCAATTAAGGCTCTTGAAAATGAGTATGAGCAAACCCTCAAGTTTGTTGATGAACCACTCAACACTGTGGTCCTTAGTACCGAAAAATCTGATGCTGGGGTAGAGGCATCAGATTTGCAAGACTTATACGCAAAGGTATCCGACAGCCTGACGAAGGTGGCGCAGAATGAAGACACTACAAATTAA
- a CDS encoding MarR family winged helix-turn-helix transcriptional regulator produces the protein MSTSKKMKSALKRALSESGITISQWAVLAALSRKERPVTAAELSVELDMDKPTVSGIVHRLIAKALVAEEASATDGRARDLVLTTAGVHTFQQCAAVAGMTSTWFLQPLSIAEQNELAKLLAKLDEERADD, from the coding sequence ATGAGTACCAGCAAGAAGATGAAGTCGGCCTTGAAACGTGCGTTAAGTGAGAGCGGTATTACCATTAGCCAGTGGGCCGTGCTCGCTGCGTTAAGTCGTAAGGAGCGGCCCGTCACCGCGGCAGAACTGTCGGTTGAACTAGACATGGACAAGCCAACCGTCTCGGGCATTGTGCACCGGTTGATTGCCAAAGCGTTGGTCGCGGAAGAGGCGAGCGCCACGGATGGCCGGGCGCGGGATTTGGTGCTGACCACAGCAGGCGTGCACACGTTTCAGCAGTGTGCGGCGGTGGCGGGGATGACGTCCACCTGGTTTCTGCAGCCTTTATCCATCGCCGAGCAGAATGAGCTCGCGAAACTACTGGCAAAATTAGATGAGGAACGTGCGGATGACTAA
- the cas1e gene encoding type I-E CRISPR-associated endonuclease Cas1e, with the protein MAKQVGAKKADLPELGRIQDRVSFLYLEHAKLNRQDSAIVVTDSRGEVFVPAALLSVLMLGPGVDVTHRAMELMGDSGLSVVWVGERGVREYAHGRALNHSSALLMAQAKLVSNPRARVAVARKMYQMRFPNDDVSHLSMQKLRGKEGARVRNVYREESDRTGVSWTRREYKPDDYSDGSPINQALTAAHAALYGLCYSVTVALGASPGLGFVHTGHDLSFVYDFADLYKAEVTIPVAFSVVAALKDGDDVGQKTRLAVRDAFVDGKLMIRMVADLKMLLGLEDDSENQADVMNLWDDQLGLQKMGVQYHEFKDGGPS; encoded by the coding sequence ATGGCAAAGCAGGTTGGTGCAAAAAAGGCAGACTTACCAGAGTTAGGTAGAATTCAAGATCGTGTTAGCTTTCTGTATCTTGAACACGCAAAGCTAAACCGCCAAGATAGTGCAATAGTTGTAACCGACAGCCGGGGCGAAGTTTTCGTTCCGGCTGCTTTGCTAAGTGTGTTGATGCTTGGTCCGGGTGTTGATGTGACGCATCGGGCCATGGAGTTAATGGGCGATTCTGGTCTTAGTGTTGTTTGGGTTGGAGAACGCGGTGTTCGCGAATACGCACATGGTCGAGCTTTAAATCATTCGTCAGCGCTTCTAATGGCACAGGCAAAGCTAGTTTCGAACCCTCGTGCGCGTGTTGCAGTCGCACGAAAAATGTATCAAATGCGTTTTCCGAATGACGATGTTTCACACCTTTCAATGCAGAAACTTCGCGGTAAGGAGGGTGCACGCGTTAGAAATGTTTATCGTGAGGAATCAGACCGCACTGGTGTCAGTTGGACACGTAGAGAATACAAGCCGGATGATTATTCTGATGGTTCACCGATTAATCAAGCGTTAACTGCTGCGCACGCAGCGTTATATGGCCTTTGTTATAGTGTCACCGTTGCACTTGGTGCCTCTCCTGGCTTGGGCTTTGTCCATACTGGTCACGATCTATCATTCGTATATGACTTTGCCGATCTTTATAAGGCAGAGGTTACGATTCCGGTTGCGTTTTCAGTTGTCGCTGCTTTAAAAGACGGGGATGATGTTGGACAGAAAACGCGTTTAGCCGTGCGCGATGCTTTCGTGGATGGGAAGTTAATGATTCGAATGGTTGCAGATCTTAAGATGTTGCTTGGATTAGAAGATGATAGTGAGAATCAGGCGGATGTCATGAATTTATGGGACGACCAACTTGGGTTACAAAAGATGGGCGTTCAGTACCATGAGTTTAAGGATGGTGGTCCTTCATGA
- a CDS encoding SemiSWEET family transporter, translating into MRVDTSKYPEGEDAVDPKRVRRLKVISRIATLMCIVMYVSYIPQIIANFSGHPVSPVQPLCAAINATLWVAYGWLKTYKDWPVIIANAPGILFGIITVITVWIH; encoded by the coding sequence ATGCGAGTTGATACCTCAAAATATCCAGAAGGCGAAGACGCCGTTGATCCAAAGCGGGTCCGTCGTCTAAAAGTGATTAGTCGGATTGCCACCCTCATGTGTATCGTGATGTACGTGTCCTACATTCCGCAAATTATTGCGAACTTCTCCGGCCACCCCGTTTCACCAGTACAGCCCCTTTGTGCCGCGATTAACGCGACACTGTGGGTGGCTTACGGCTGGCTGAAGACCTATAAAGATTGGCCTGTTATCATCGCCAATGCACCAGGCATTTTGTTCGGGATTATCACCGTCATTACCGTCTGGATTCACTAA
- the cas2e gene encoding type I-E CRISPR-associated endoribonuclease Cas2e, whose translation MIVITLTKVPPSLRGALTLWCQEIQTGVYVGNMSARNREKLWDRITRDIGNGQATMAYNTKNELGYQFRTTRDDQEVADFDGVPLLVRLKKVETPLRPGFSDAAKMHRARISNRAKTPRHEVDNIRPFVSLDVETTGLDATSNLIISIGAVRYTSNTEISKLYSLIKINRHVPESIAKLTNISDELLMKQGEPIKPVLVRLRDFVDDDPIVGFNLVFDDEFLTAAYRRQQQEPLTNRLIDILPLVKRTNKFLENYKLATVLKKYQIVNANEHNSLADAQATMMLTLKLIENGVKVF comes from the coding sequence ATGATAGTTATTACGTTGACGAAGGTACCTCCGTCATTGCGAGGGGCGCTCACGTTGTGGTGCCAGGAAATTCAAACGGGTGTGTATGTTGGTAATATGTCCGCAAGAAATCGTGAAAAACTGTGGGATCGAATTACTCGTGATATCGGGAATGGCCAGGCGACGATGGCTTATAATACAAAAAATGAACTTGGTTATCAATTTCGGACAACTCGTGATGATCAGGAGGTAGCTGATTTTGATGGCGTGCCACTACTTGTGAGATTGAAGAAGGTTGAAACGCCTCTGCGGCCCGGATTCAGCGATGCGGCAAAAATGCATCGAGCCCGAATTAGTAATAGAGCGAAAACTCCAAGGCATGAGGTTGACAATATCCGGCCCTTTGTATCATTGGATGTTGAGACAACGGGCTTAGACGCTACTAGTAATTTAATTATTTCAATTGGTGCTGTACGCTACACTTCTAATACAGAAATTAGCAAATTGTATTCCTTAATCAAAATTAATCGGCATGTACCGGAATCGATTGCCAAATTGACAAATATATCTGATGAATTATTGATGAAGCAGGGGGAGCCGATTAAGCCTGTTCTTGTTAGATTGCGCGACTTTGTTGATGATGATCCTATTGTGGGGTTTAATTTGGTATTTGATGATGAATTTCTTACTGCAGCGTATCGACGACAGCAACAAGAACCCTTGACGAATCGGCTGATTGATATTCTTCCGCTAGTGAAACGTACGAACAAGTTTTTGGAGAATTACAAGTTAGCTACTGTGTTGAAGAAATACCAAATCGTTAACGCGAACGAACACAATTCATTGGCAGATGCGCAGGCAACGATGATGTTGACACTCAAACTCATTGAAAATGGGGTGAAAGTATTTTGA
- a CDS encoding NmrA family NAD(P)-binding protein, which yields MTKILVLGSTGNIGWPLVQNLAQRQGVTVVAGIHRHVPPAMQALGVPTVCFDFLNDSTFEPALDGVDKVFFVRPPQLANPEKDMLPFLQTVKQHRVSQVVFISLMGVEHNSMVPHRKIERMIVDLGLTHTFLRPSFFMQNLTTTHKYDLQEHHDLFVPAGNAKTSFIDARDIAAAAAVVLLDPQYVGQALTITGPAALTYRETAAIMTRVTGVPISYSHPGLLKFRRVMLRRGLKKDFVNVMVMLYVITRLGNAKATTNTLPELLGHSGRTMAQFAADEVAPLIQK from the coding sequence ATGACTAAAATTTTAGTGTTAGGAAGTACCGGCAATATTGGGTGGCCATTGGTTCAGAATTTGGCCCAACGTCAAGGCGTCACCGTTGTTGCGGGAATTCACCGTCACGTTCCGCCCGCAATGCAAGCATTGGGTGTGCCGACCGTTTGCTTCGATTTTCTGAATGACAGCACGTTTGAACCCGCGCTGGATGGCGTGGACAAGGTGTTCTTCGTGCGGCCACCACAACTGGCAAATCCGGAGAAGGACATGTTGCCATTTCTCCAGACGGTTAAGCAGCATCGCGTCAGCCAGGTGGTCTTCATCTCGCTGATGGGCGTTGAGCACAATTCGATGGTGCCGCATCGCAAGATCGAGCGGATGATTGTTGATCTGGGACTGACGCACACATTCTTACGGCCCAGTTTCTTCATGCAGAATCTGACCACGACACACAAATACGATTTGCAAGAACACCACGACCTATTTGTGCCAGCCGGCAATGCGAAGACGAGCTTCATCGACGCCCGCGACATTGCGGCTGCCGCGGCGGTTGTTCTGCTTGACCCGCAGTATGTTGGGCAGGCGCTCACGATTACGGGCCCGGCAGCGCTGACTTATCGGGAGACCGCGGCCATCATGACGCGCGTGACCGGAGTGCCCATTTCATATAGCCATCCCGGCCTGTTAAAGTTTCGGCGCGTCATGCTACGGCGCGGCCTGAAAAAGGACTTTGTTAACGTCATGGTCATGTTGTACGTCATCACCAGGCTTGGTAATGCCAAGGCGACAACGAATACGCTACCTGAATTGCTCGGTCATTCGGGTAGAACCATGGCGCAGTTTGCCGCAGATGAGGTGGCACCGCTTATTCAAAAGTAA
- the cas5e gene encoding type I-E CRISPR-associated protein Cas5/CasD, with the protein MKTLQIKLAAPLQSYGDEASFSRRTTALFPSKSAIIGMIAAAQGLHREDERISSLNQLTFAVRIDQPGTILSDFQTVEWKKDTRKITYRNYLQDAVFVVAIGSDNGDLITQIQYALHHPRFQLYLGRRSNPIAGVLHTKLTDGETPVEVLKTAHWQASADYQRRNKKSQQKSLEIIADSDLMKKSQQSTNLRTKMVKDYVDSFDQRHRAFSFREIATTTITVLNPYYEDKSDAEETKFDAFNY; encoded by the coding sequence ATGAAGACACTACAAATTAAATTAGCAGCACCGTTGCAGTCATATGGTGACGAAGCTTCCTTTTCACGCAGAACTACGGCACTTTTTCCTTCCAAGAGCGCAATAATCGGCATGATTGCTGCAGCGCAAGGCCTTCACCGTGAGGATGAACGTATTAGTTCGCTGAATCAGCTGACGTTTGCGGTGAGAATCGACCAGCCCGGTACGATATTAAGTGACTTTCAAACCGTTGAGTGGAAAAAGGATACGCGTAAGATTACGTATCGCAACTATTTACAGGATGCTGTGTTTGTCGTAGCGATTGGTAGTGACAACGGTGATTTGATTACTCAGATTCAATATGCGCTTCATCATCCTCGCTTTCAGTTATATTTAGGCAGGCGTTCGAATCCAATCGCTGGTGTTTTACACACTAAACTGACTGATGGGGAAACTCCTGTTGAAGTGCTAAAAACCGCGCATTGGCAGGCCTCAGCTGACTATCAGCGGCGTAATAAGAAAAGCCAGCAGAAGTCTTTGGAAATTATTGCTGATTCAGACTTAATGAAGAAGTCACAGCAATCGACGAATTTACGAACCAAGATGGTTAAGGATTATGTTGATTCCTTTGACCAACGACACCGTGCGTTTTCATTCCGAGAAATCGCAACAACTACAATTACCGTGTTAAATCCGTACTATGAAGATAAATCGGATGCGGAAGAAACAAAATTTGATGCATTCAACTATTGA
- a CDS encoding type I-E CRISPR-associated protein Cse1/CasA, whose translation MVNQHFNLVTEPWIKVIVATSGETSTVSLKELFANAQNYRQLAGDMRAQDFAVMRLLLAILHTVYSRYDAAGNAYDWLKLDDTTMQVTDDYSEDEEFNEDLLTTWSNVFEAGKFSEIVQRYLATYEDAFDLFGDRPFYQVTSEEYDNVVPAKKRVATGTGTVAIKQINRLISESANTPDIFTPKTNDYKNEIGNDELTRWLIMYQNFTGVTDKTKVVTDDKYSTPAGWAYRLNPVYVQGKSVFETLMLNLVMVNQYSDSETYAVQHPVWETTSNLAYIDNRKKMNKPDNLAELYTTWSRVLHIEWNEDDSPIIFSAGLPIFDTTESFIEPMTTWRWNKKDKEYKPAMKGTRSLGRAMWRNFGEYVNVYHEDDYHEPGVVSWTRFLKERDKIDDDKQLTLASVALISDGNATSQSPVAEVVDDMSVNADVLFDDKGSQRWPTRIEDVIDKSQQIGKDYWSYVSTIARIRNLSSSDFASRESGKFYEHLNEPFREWLGSLTNQDNRDDKVNEWKQQLQQIVLQCAEQFRQLTTPRDIKGIINDKGEQENAFTAFNWLKRNVNKDLK comes from the coding sequence TGAACCTTGGATCAAAGTCATTGTTGCGACTAGTGGTGAAACAAGTACCGTTTCGCTTAAGGAGTTATTTGCGAACGCACAAAACTATCGTCAGCTGGCGGGTGACATGCGCGCACAGGATTTTGCGGTGATGCGCTTGCTCTTGGCGATTTTGCACACGGTCTATTCGCGATATGATGCGGCTGGTAATGCATATGATTGGCTCAAACTTGATGACACAACCATGCAGGTCACTGACGATTATTCAGAGGATGAGGAGTTTAACGAAGACTTGTTAACAACCTGGTCCAATGTTTTCGAAGCTGGCAAGTTTTCAGAGATTGTTCAACGATATCTCGCCACTTACGAAGATGCATTTGATTTATTTGGAGATAGGCCATTTTATCAGGTGACATCAGAGGAATATGATAATGTCGTCCCTGCGAAAAAACGCGTAGCGACCGGAACAGGGACGGTTGCAATTAAACAAATTAATCGTTTGATTTCGGAGAGCGCCAACACACCTGATATTTTCACTCCCAAAACGAACGACTATAAGAACGAAATTGGTAATGATGAATTAACTCGCTGGTTGATTATGTACCAGAACTTCACGGGGGTAACCGACAAGACCAAGGTGGTCACCGACGATAAGTATTCAACGCCTGCTGGTTGGGCGTACAGGCTAAATCCCGTTTATGTACAAGGAAAATCAGTGTTTGAGACATTGATGTTAAATCTGGTCATGGTGAATCAATACAGTGACTCAGAGACATATGCAGTTCAGCATCCTGTCTGGGAGACAACAAGCAACTTAGCCTATATTGACAATCGTAAAAAGATGAATAAGCCGGATAACTTGGCCGAGTTATACACGACTTGGTCCCGTGTGCTTCATATCGAGTGGAATGAAGATGACAGTCCCATTATTTTCAGCGCAGGGTTGCCGATATTCGATACGACTGAATCGTTTATTGAACCAATGACCACATGGCGGTGGAATAAAAAGGACAAGGAATACAAACCTGCAATGAAAGGCACACGTTCACTAGGAAGGGCGATGTGGCGTAACTTTGGGGAGTACGTGAATGTTTATCATGAGGACGATTATCATGAACCCGGAGTTGTTAGCTGGACTCGGTTCTTGAAGGAGAGGGATAAAATTGACGATGATAAACAACTAACGCTGGCGTCTGTCGCCTTGATTAGCGATGGTAATGCTACGTCTCAGTCGCCTGTGGCAGAAGTTGTGGATGATATGTCTGTTAATGCTGATGTCCTGTTCGATGATAAGGGCAGTCAACGGTGGCCGACGCGAATTGAAGATGTGATTGATAAATCGCAGCAAATTGGTAAGGATTACTGGAGTTATGTTTCAACTATTGCGAGGATTCGCAATTTGTCGAGTTCAGATTTTGCCAGTCGCGAGAGTGGTAAGTTTTATGAACATCTAAATGAGCCGTTTCGTGAATGGCTAGGCTCTTTAACAAATCAGGATAATCGTGATGACAAGGTTAATGAGTGGAAGCAGCAACTACAGCAGATTGTGCTGCAGTGTGCTGAGCAATTTCGGCAGTTGACAACGCCTCGAGATATCAAGGGCATCATTAACGACAAAGGTGAACAAGAGAATGCTTTTACCGCCTTTAATTGGTTGAAACGTAATGTGAACAAGGATTTGAAGTAG
- the casB gene encoding type I-E CRISPR-associated protein Cse2/CasB, with product MSDIRKSTSSVINALYGNGHPDRLILASLRGTSSITSPRAQAVWPVLMAHLDDRDLSKNGQPTPAEIAVFTAVRLYAIHQQKNDDDDNAYASRWNKEKPGMTLFGVLAQMRRDPDKQVALDRRVAPLLATTNITSLINSLTHLVDMVKANNRKFKIDYAELANQLYWFQQSYEQANRVRLQWGQDYYRTVKEPGTNEGMNNND from the coding sequence ATGAGTGATATTCGAAAATCAACTTCGAGCGTCATCAATGCCTTATATGGTAATGGCCATCCAGATCGGCTGATTTTGGCCAGCCTTCGCGGTACGTCTAGTATTACTAGTCCGCGAGCACAGGCTGTTTGGCCGGTATTAATGGCACATTTGGATGACCGGGATTTAAGCAAAAATGGGCAGCCAACACCAGCCGAAATTGCAGTATTTACGGCGGTGCGGTTGTATGCAATTCATCAGCAAAAAAACGACGATGATGATAACGCTTATGCCTCCAGATGGAATAAGGAGAAGCCAGGTATGACGTTGTTTGGGGTATTAGCCCAGATGCGGCGGGATCCAGATAAACAAGTTGCCTTGGACCGTCGTGTCGCGCCCTTACTTGCGACGACCAATATTACTAGTTTGATAAATTCGTTAACCCACCTTGTCGACATGGTTAAAGCAAATAATCGTAAATTTAAGATTGATTACGCTGAATTAGCCAACCAGCTATACTGGTTCCAGCAAAGCTATGAACAGGCCAACCGTGTTCGCTTGCAGTGGGGCCAAGATTACTACCGAACCGTAAAAGAACCTGGAACAAATGAAGGGATGAATAATAATGACTGA
- a CDS encoding histidine phosphatase family protein — MSSEGKTIYLMRHGETLFNVEKRIQGACDSPLTAKGQAQATAMGRLLAERGVFLDSAYSSTSERAVDTRQLVLEAMGQTAVPQHQLKTLKECSFGSFEGMPEYLNPPLPYNEFFVQYGGESTAQVEARITQAVTNIAEHDRGNNILIVSHAGACRGFIERCVPAAYEIVGPHMPNSTVLQVTYTNHHFDLQQVISL; from the coding sequence GTGAGTTCTGAGGGCAAAACCATCTACCTCATGCGTCACGGGGAAACGCTGTTTAACGTGGAAAAACGCATCCAGGGTGCTTGTGACTCGCCGTTAACCGCAAAGGGCCAGGCACAGGCGACCGCAATGGGACGGCTACTGGCCGAGCGCGGTGTTTTTTTGGATAGCGCCTACTCGTCAACTTCTGAGCGGGCGGTGGACACGCGCCAACTCGTTCTAGAGGCGATGGGACAGACGGCTGTGCCGCAACACCAGCTCAAAACGCTGAAAGAATGCAGTTTTGGCAGTTTTGAGGGGATGCCTGAGTATCTGAATCCACCCTTACCCTATAACGAGTTCTTCGTGCAGTATGGCGGCGAGTCAACGGCGCAAGTCGAGGCGCGAATTACACAAGCCGTCACGAACATTGCCGAACATGATCGTGGGAACAACATCCTGATTGTTTCGCATGCTGGTGCCTGCCGCGGGTTCATCGAGCGGTGCGTGCCAGCTGCATACGAGATTGTGGGACCGCACATGCCCAACTCGACGGTGCTGCAAGTGACGTACACAAATCATCATTTTGACTTACAACAAGTGATTTCACTGTAA
- the cas6e gene encoding type I-E CRISPR-associated protein Cas6/Cse3/CasE, with translation MYLSRIEVDHDNRQKTRELTQLGAYHNWVEQSFPDEVADGSRLRHLWRLDKLGSDEFLLVLSENKPDLPELSRYGVAATAATKDYDSVLDSVTNGQHLQFRLTATPTHSVIKSGEKRGKVYQHVTVDQQRQWLIDHAETAGFKLEQMVDAGRDGPVRNNFDVVGRDRPILQHSHHKPVHLSRVSFEGVLVVTDAARFKETLVKGLGREKAYGMGLLTIIPKR, from the coding sequence ATGTATTTATCAAGAATAGAGGTTGATCACGATAATCGCCAAAAAACCCGAGAATTGACGCAGCTAGGTGCTTATCATAATTGGGTTGAGCAGAGTTTCCCTGATGAAGTTGCTGACGGGAGTCGCTTACGCCATTTGTGGCGACTAGATAAACTTGGCTCTGATGAATTTCTGTTAGTTTTGAGTGAAAATAAACCTGATTTGCCTGAACTGTCCCGGTATGGAGTTGCGGCCACCGCAGCAACCAAGGACTATGATTCCGTTCTGGACTCCGTTACAAACGGCCAGCATTTACAATTCAGATTAACGGCTACCCCCACTCATTCCGTCATAAAATCAGGTGAAAAACGTGGAAAGGTGTATCAACATGTTACCGTTGATCAACAACGTCAATGGTTGATTGATCATGCTGAAACAGCCGGGTTTAAGCTTGAACAGATGGTTGATGCTGGTAGGGACGGACCCGTTCGTAATAACTTTGATGTTGTCGGCCGTGACAGGCCAATTTTGCAACATTCACACCACAAGCCGGTGCATTTAAGTCGGGTTTCATTCGAGGGTGTGCTCGTAGTAACAGATGCCGCTCGTTTTAAGGAGACTCTAGTTAAGGGACTCGGTCGCGAAAAAGCGTATGGAATGGGATTACTGACTATTATTCCCAAGAGGTAA